In the Carassius auratus strain Wakin chromosome 50, ASM336829v1, whole genome shotgun sequence genome, one interval contains:
- the LOC113066535 gene encoding guanine nucleotide-binding protein subunit beta-5a, translating into MEMAAQPSDTLATLKTESETLKTKLEEERAKLHDVELHQVAEKTEALGQFIMKTRRTLKGHGNKVLCLDWCKDKRRIVSSSQDGKVIVWDAFTTNKEHAVTMPCTWVMACAYAPSGCAVACGGLDNKCSVYPLSLDKNENLAAKKKSVAMHTNYLSACCFTNSDMQILTSSGDGTCALWDVESGQMLQSFHGHAADVLCLDLAPSETGNTFVSGGCDKKSCVWDMRTGQCVQSFETHESDINSVRYYPSGDAFASGSDDATCRLYDLRADREVAIYSKESIIFGASSVDFSLSGRLLFGGYNDYTINVWDVLKGTRVSILFGHENRVSTLRISPDGTAFCSGSWDHTLRVWA; encoded by the exons ATGGAAATGGCTGCGCAGCCCAGCGACACTCTGGCGACGCTCAAGACCGAGTCTGAGACGCTGAAGACGAAGCTGGAGGAGGAGAGAGCTAAACTGCACGATGTCGAGC TACATCAAGTGGCGGAGAAGACTGAGGCTTTGGGTCAGTTTATCATGAAGACCAGACGAACTCTGAAAGGCCATGGAAATAAAGTCCTGTGTTTGGACTGGTGTAAAGACAAGAGGAGAATCGTCAGCTCATCTCAG gACGGAAAAGTGATTGTATGGGATGCATTTACAACAAATAAG GAGCATGCGGTGACTATGCCCTGTACGTGGGTCATGGCCTGTGCTTACGCCCCCTCTGGATGTGCAGTGGCTTGTGG TGGCTTGGACAATAAGTGCTCTGTGTACCCTCTATCTCTGGACAAGAATGAAAACCTCGCCGCTAAGAAGAAATCAGTGGCCATGCACACCAACTACCTGTCTGCATGCTGCTTTACTAACTCAGATATGCAG ATCCTGACGTCTAGCGGTGATGGCACGTGTGCTCTGTGGGATGTAGAGAGCGGTCAGATGCTGCAGAGCTTCCATGGACACGCGGCTGATGTGCTGTGTCTGGATCTGGCCCCCTCTGAGACCGGAAACACATTCGTTTCAGGG GGCTGCGATAAGAAGTCTTGTGTTTGGGACATGCGCACGGGACAGTGTGTCCAGTCTTTTGAGACTCATGAGTCAGACATCAACAGCGTGCG GTACTATCCCAGCGGAGATGCTTTCGCTTCAGGCTCAGATGATGCTACT TGTCGTCTCTATGACCTGAGGGCAGACAGAGAGGTGGCCATTTATTCTAAAGAGAGCATCATATTTGGAGCCTCTAGTGTGGATTTCTCCCTCAGTG GGCGGCTGCTGTTCGGTGGCTACAATGACTACACCATCAACGTGTGGGACGTTTTAAAGGGCACCCGCGTATCCATCCTGTTTGGACATGAGAACAGAGTTAGCACGCTCCGCATTTCTCCGGACGGAACGGCGTTCTGCTCGGGATCCTGGGATCACACATTACGG GTCTGGGCCTGA